In Anaerolineales bacterium, the following proteins share a genomic window:
- the mmuM gene encoding homocysteine S-methyltransferase, whose product MNPIASILDKSSALVIDGALATELERRGYDLKDDLWSAKILLEQPEAIRQLHYDYFKAGADCAITASYQATIEGFKKRDLNEREAIALIQKSVALAAEARDEFWADKANRRGRVKPFIAASIGPYGAFLADGSEYRGDYGLTEKELMDFHRPRMSALLEAKPDLLACETIPSLVEAQALSKLLQEFPNISAWFSFSARDEKHISEGQPFADCVRMLENNPQIAAIGINCTSPQYIPALMQIGKQETDTPLLTYPNLGERYDAEKNDWDGKPATASFGEEAKLWYQAGARLIGGCCRTSPEDIRVIASWARDLSASN is encoded by the coding sequence ATGAATCCCATCGCTTCCATCCTCGACAAATCTTCCGCGCTCGTCATAGACGGCGCGCTCGCCACCGAACTCGAACGCCGCGGCTACGATCTCAAAGACGATCTATGGTCGGCGAAAATTTTGCTCGAACAACCCGAAGCGATTCGACAACTCCATTACGATTATTTCAAAGCGGGCGCAGACTGCGCCATCACTGCCAGTTATCAAGCCACTATCGAGGGCTTCAAAAAGCGTGACTTGAATGAAAGAGAAGCCATTGCTTTGATCCAAAAATCCGTCGCGCTAGCGGCAGAAGCGCGGGATGAGTTTTGGGCAGACAAAGCGAATCGACGCGGACGCGTCAAGCCGTTCATCGCCGCCTCCATCGGACCCTACGGCGCGTTCCTCGCGGACGGCTCCGAATATCGCGGCGATTACGGGCTAACCGAAAAAGAGTTGATGGATTTTCACCGTCCGCGCATGAGCGCGTTATTAGAGGCAAAGCCAGACCTCTTGGCGTGTGAGACAATCCCTTCGTTGGTCGAGGCGCAAGCGCTTTCCAAACTATTGCAAGAGTTTCCGAACATCAGCGCATGGTTCAGTTTTTCGGCGCGGGATGAAAAACATATTTCAGAAGGTCAGCCATTCGCGGATTGTGTCCGCATGTTAGAAAACAATCCGCAAATCGCCGCCATTGGAATCAATTGCACGTCGCCGCAATATATTCCCGCGTTGATGCAGATCGGAAAACAGGAAACGGACACACCGCTTCTGACGTATCCCAACCTCGGCGAGCGCTACGACGCCGAGAAAAACGACTGGGACGGCAAGCCCGCGACCGCATCCTTTGGCGAAGAAGCGAAACTCTGGTATCAGGCTGGCGCGCGGCTGATCGGCGGGTGTTGCCGCACTTCGCCGGAAGATATCCGCGTGATCGCATCCTGGGCAAGGGACCTATCCGCCTCGAACTAA
- a CDS encoding DUF4013 domain-containing protein: MNVGKSFSFVFDDPKWVSKLGLGALITLIPILNLSWTGYMVGIIRNVMNGDPEPLPTWDDLGKKFMDGLLLTVASLVYALPIIVVFCLPLSFMIVPAILSGNSDMQNIASAIAGLGTALFVCLLCVFIVYALALSVIYPAILVIFAREGTIASCFKFRDVFSLISQNSSPFITAWAVNIGLSFALSFVVGIAQTVLNLIPCLGQIAAVIVTFGMVVYATAVYAHLFGQFGNIAAGQNTSMTTA, encoded by the coding sequence ATGAACGTCGGCAAATCGTTTTCATTTGTATTCGACGACCCGAAGTGGGTCAGCAAATTAGGGCTGGGAGCGTTGATCACGCTCATTCCCATCTTGAACCTCTCCTGGACCGGGTATATGGTGGGCATCATCCGCAACGTGATGAACGGCGACCCTGAGCCGCTTCCCACTTGGGACGATCTTGGCAAAAAATTCATGGACGGGTTGTTGTTGACCGTGGCAAGTCTTGTGTATGCCTTACCGATCATCGTCGTGTTCTGCCTGCCGCTCAGTTTCATGATCGTGCCAGCCATCCTCTCCGGCAACAGCGATATGCAAAATATAGCCAGCGCCATTGCCGGGCTGGGAACCGCGCTGTTCGTTTGTCTGTTGTGCGTGTTCATTGTCTACGCGCTGGCGCTATCGGTCATTTACCCTGCCATCCTCGTCATCTTCGCCCGCGAAGGAACGATCGCCTCGTGCTTCAAATTCCGCGATGTGTTTAGCCTGATCAGCCAAAACTCATCCCCGTTCATCACCGCGTGGGCGGTCAACATTGGGCTGAGTTTTGCCCTCAGTTTTGTAGTTGGTATCGCCCAAACTGTTTTGAACCTCATCCCTTGCCTCGGACAGATCGCGGCAGTCATAGTCACGTTTGGCATGGTGGTATATGCCACAGCCGTTTACGCCCATTTATTCGGTCAATTCGGGAATATCGCCGCCGGGCAAAACACATCCATGACTACGGCGTAA
- a CDS encoding DUF4870 domain-containing protein — translation METTSDDKLWAALSYVFAPLVGIIVLLMEDKKARPFVKFNAVQSIVASIAFWIVATIITTVTIGFGGLCVPILWLVFLYWAYQAYQGQSVNIPLVTDFIKKQGWA, via the coding sequence ATGGAAACAACAAGTGACGACAAACTTTGGGCTGCATTGAGTTACGTCTTTGCGCCACTCGTCGGCATCATCGTCTTGCTAATGGAGGATAAGAAAGCCCGCCCCTTCGTTAAGTTCAACGCCGTGCAATCCATTGTGGCGAGCATCGCTTTTTGGATCGTCGCGACCATCATCACCACTGTGACCATCGGCTTCGGCGGTTTGTGCGTGCCGATCCTGTGGCTGGTGTTCCTGTACTGGGCGTATCAAGCGTATCAGGGTCAATCGGTCAACATTCCGCTCGTTACCGATTTCATCAAGAAACAAGGCTGGGCGTAA
- the fmt gene encoding methionyl-tRNA formyltransferase, which produces MTKIVFMGSPEFALPSLRALSRGEPQTHLYHVMGVITQPDRASGRGREIKMPPVKTLALELGIPVMQPEKLRAPEAMDQLRAWKPDLIVVAAFGQILKPDVLDLPRYGCLNVHASLLPRWRGAAPIQAAILHGDEETGVTIMKMDVGLDTGAMLAKRSLRVPPDGTAGSVTDALSHLGADLLIETLPRWLAGEITPEPQDESLSTYAPMLKKEEGRLDFTRDATELERQVRAFNPWPGAFMDFDGATLKIHRAHVASLPLGEGAGVRAPGVGQRLTLANQPAVGARSGVLVLDEVQPAGKKSMSGKSFLVGARNW; this is translated from the coding sequence ATGACCAAAATTGTCTTCATGGGATCGCCGGAGTTTGCCTTGCCGAGTTTGCGCGCGCTTAGTAGGGGCGAGCCTCAGACTCACCTCTACCACGTGATGGGTGTTATCACCCAACCCGACCGCGCCTCTGGGCGCGGGCGCGAGATCAAAATGCCCCCTGTGAAAACGCTCGCGCTCGAATTGGGCATCCCTGTGATGCAACCCGAAAAACTGCGCGCGCCCGAAGCGATGGATCAACTCCGCGCGTGGAAGCCCGACCTCATCGTCGTCGCGGCGTTCGGGCAGATTCTCAAACCAGATGTGCTGGACTTGCCGCGTTACGGATGCCTCAACGTCCACGCCTCGCTGCTTCCGCGTTGGCGCGGCGCGGCGCCGATCCAAGCCGCGATCTTGCACGGGGATGAAGAGACCGGCGTCACGATCATGAAAATGGATGTTGGACTCGACACCGGAGCGATGCTGGCGAAACGTTCCCTGCGCGTCCCTCCCGACGGGACGGCTGGTTCAGTCACCGACGCGTTATCTCACCTTGGAGCAGACTTGCTGATTGAAACTCTTCCGCGCTGGCTCGCCGGTGAAATTACACCGGAGCCGCAGGACGAGTCGCTTTCAACCTACGCGCCGATGCTCAAAAAGGAAGAGGGACGCCTCGACTTCACACGCGATGCAACCGAATTGGAGCGACAAGTGCGCGCGTTCAATCCGTGGCCGGGCGCGTTCATGGATTTTGACGGCGCGACTCTAAAAATCCATCGCGCGCACGTTGCATCTCTCCCGCTGGGAGAGGGGGCAGGGGTGAGGGCGCCGGGAGTGGGGCAGAGGCTGACGCTGGCGAACCAGCCCGCCGTCGGCGCGAGAAGCGGGGTTCTCGTCCTCGATGAAGTGCAGCCTGCCGGGAAAAAATCCATGAGCGGGAAGTCGTTTTTAGTCGGCGCGCGGAATTGGTAG
- a CDS encoding aquaporin, whose protein sequence is MFNSKVFVAELIGTFALVFIGAGAVVTGIGGLVGAAFAHGLVAAVFVYVFGHISGAHINPAVTFGLALNGTVKWGQAVYYWIAQFLGATLAAFVLDFVAGSVTGMQGAATIGTLTESVPLAAFVVELILTFFLVNTILHAAVAGRAGPFAGLAIGFTLIFAILTGGPMTGASLNPARTFGPALVLGTLANPMTYAIYFAGPLIGSALAVGLFKFLNSADALPEGAKKPPKKK, encoded by the coding sequence ATGTTCAACTCAAAAGTGTTCGTCGCCGAATTGATCGGCACGTTTGCGCTGGTGTTCATCGGCGCGGGCGCAGTAGTGACTGGTATTGGAGGCTTGGTTGGCGCGGCGTTTGCTCACGGTTTGGTGGCGGCGGTGTTTGTGTATGTGTTCGGCCACATTTCGGGCGCGCATATCAATCCCGCAGTGACGTTCGGGCTGGCGCTGAACGGAACGGTGAAATGGGGGCAGGCGGTTTATTATTGGATTGCGCAATTCCTGGGCGCAACGCTTGCCGCGTTCGTTTTGGATTTTGTGGCTGGCTCGGTGACGGGTATGCAGGGCGCGGCGACGATCGGCACGCTTACAGAATCTGTGCCGCTTGCCGCGTTTGTCGTTGAATTGATCCTAACCTTTTTCCTCGTCAACACGATCTTGCATGCGGCAGTGGCAGGCAGGGCTGGTCCCTTTGCCGGGCTGGCGATCGGCTTTACGCTCATTTTTGCCATCCTCACTGGCGGACCAATGACCGGGGCTTCGCTCAATCCTGCGCGTACGTTCGGTCCCGCGTTGGTTCTCGGCACGCTTGCAAACCCCATGACGTATGCGATCTACTTTGCGGGTCCGTTGATCGGCTCGGCGCTGGCGGTCGGTTTGTTCAAGTTTTTGAACAGCGCGGATGCTTTGCCTGAAGGCGCCAAGAAGCCGCCAAAGAAGAAATAA
- the glpK gene encoding glycerol kinase GlpK, protein MAKYVAAIDQGTTSTRAIVFDHGGTVVAVDQKESRQIYPKPGWVEHDPLEIWNNTLEVMQGAFRGVNPVDIAAVGITNQRETTVVWDKNTGKPVYNAIVWQDTRTDAICSKLAKSGGQDRFRKKTGLPLATYFSGPKIKWILDNVDDARAKAKRGELLFGNIDTWLIWNLTGREAHVTDVTNASRTMLMNLKSLQWDEEILKVMGIPRAMLPEIKSSSEVYGFVGAGAASPNWGGIPSSLRGIPVSGDLGDQQAALFGQTCFKPGEAKNTYGTGCFMLMNTGEKPVQSKAGLLTTLGYKLGKQKAVYALEGSIAITGALVQWLRDNLGLIQSSLEVEALAGSVEDSGGIYFVPAFSGLYAPYWKSDARGVIVGMTRYINKGHLARAALEATAYQTREVLDAMQKDSGVKLSALKVDGGMVSNELLMQFQSDVLNVPVVRPKVAETTSLGAAYAAGLAVGFWKDFDELRNNWARDKTWQPSMDSKTRKKLYSGWKKAVTRSFDWVE, encoded by the coding sequence ATGGCAAAGTATGTCGCGGCAATTGATCAGGGCACAACAAGCACGCGAGCGATCGTTTTCGATCATGGCGGAACTGTGGTGGCTGTTGACCAGAAGGAGAGCCGACAGATATATCCCAAACCCGGCTGGGTGGAGCATGATCCGCTGGAGATCTGGAATAATACGCTTGAGGTGATGCAGGGCGCATTCCGCGGAGTGAACCCCGTAGACATTGCCGCAGTGGGAATCACGAATCAACGCGAGACAACCGTGGTGTGGGATAAGAATACCGGTAAACCTGTTTATAACGCGATTGTCTGGCAGGACACGCGTACGGATGCGATCTGTTCAAAATTGGCAAAATCTGGCGGGCAAGATCGCTTCAGAAAAAAGACAGGCTTGCCGCTTGCCACGTATTTCTCCGGTCCGAAGATCAAATGGATCTTGGACAATGTGGACGACGCGCGCGCTAAAGCCAAGCGCGGCGAATTATTGTTTGGGAATATTGACACGTGGCTGATCTGGAATCTCACGGGCCGCGAAGCGCACGTCACTGATGTGACGAATGCCTCGCGCACGATGCTGATGAATTTGAAATCTCTGCAATGGGACGAGGAAATTTTGAAGGTGATGGGCATTCCCCGCGCGATGCTGCCGGAGATTAAATCATCGTCGGAGGTTTATGGATTCGTAGGGGCAGGAGCGGCTTCCCCAAATTGGGGCGGGATTCCCTCGTCCCTGCGCGGCATCCCAGTTTCCGGCGATCTTGGCGACCAGCAAGCCGCGTTGTTCGGTCAAACATGTTTCAAACCCGGCGAGGCAAAGAACACCTACGGCACTGGCTGTTTCATGTTGATGAACACCGGCGAAAAGCCGGTGCAAAGCAAGGCGGGATTGCTCACCACACTGGGTTATAAACTTGGGAAGCAAAAAGCCGTTTACGCGCTGGAAGGTTCGATCGCGATCACCGGCGCGCTTGTCCAGTGGTTGAGGGATAACCTAGGGTTGATTCAGTCGTCCCTGGAGGTCGAGGCGTTAGCGGGATCTGTGGAGGATAGCGGCGGGATTTATTTCGTCCCCGCGTTCAGCGGATTGTACGCGCCGTATTGGAAGTCTGATGCGCGCGGCGTAATCGTTGGGATGACGCGCTACATCAACAAGGGGCACTTGGCGCGCGCCGCGCTCGAAGCGACCGCGTATCAGACGCGCGAAGTTCTCGATGCCATGCAAAAAGATTCGGGCGTGAAATTATCCGCGCTGAAAGTGGACGGCGGAATGGTGTCCAACGAGTTGCTGATGCAGTTCCAATCTGATGTGTTGAACGTGCCAGTTGTGCGGCCTAAGGTGGCAGAGACCACATCGCTGGGCGCGGCATACGCGGCGGGGCTTGCCGTCGGTTTTTGGAAGGACTTCGATGAGTTGAGGAACAATTGGGCGCGTGACAAGACGTGGCAGCCTTCGATGGACTCGAAAACCCGAAAGAAGTTATACTCAGGATGGAAGAAGGCTGTAACGCGCTCCTTCGATTGGGTTGAATGA
- a CDS encoding glycerol-3-phosphate dehydrogenase/oxidase produces the protein MNRAEILSSLKTTPNISVLIVGGGINGIGTFRDLAINGVDVLLVERGDFMSGASSASSHMAHGGIRYLENGEFRLVREAVRERNLMLQNAPHLVKPLPTAIPIFKRFSGLLNAPLKFFGMLDKPTERGALIIKIGLMFYDAFTGKQRVVPRHKFFSRAKSLAKWKLLNPQIVNTAVYYDGAILNPERLGIELILDAESENPNARALNYVSMVGGSEDTIILRDELTDEAYDVHPKLVINAAGPWIDSTNKKLGLSSHFIGGTKGSHIVVDHPELRAAIGDCEFFFENQDGRIVLIFPLFDRVLIGASDIPVDHADDAHCTDEEVDYFLALTRRIFPDIQLTRERIVFRFSGVRPLPRSTAKTVSQISRDHSIEVLGGDWTNLTFPVYSLVGGKWTSFRAFSEQVADKALAYLGIARKKDTRSLSIGGGRGYVRDMEEPNRQLGSLFAWTGVSQERLKLLFERYGTRAEAVATYINGGADFTLKSLPDYSYREITFIAQHEKVKRLDDFLLRRSMLAMLGRVTRESVNELADVLGDVLGWDAEQKKAEAARTLSILADRHGVLLSGAEGS, from the coding sequence ATGAACCGCGCTGAAATTCTCTCTTCTCTTAAAACAACTCCAAATATCTCTGTGTTGATCGTCGGCGGGGGCATCAATGGCATCGGCACGTTCCGCGACCTTGCGATCAATGGCGTGGACGTCTTGCTCGTCGAACGCGGCGATTTTATGTCCGGCGCGTCGTCCGCGTCCTCGCACATGGCGCACGGCGGGATCCGCTATCTGGAGAACGGCGAGTTTCGCCTCGTGCGTGAAGCGGTACGGGAACGCAACCTCATGTTGCAGAACGCGCCGCACTTGGTCAAGCCGCTGCCAACCGCGATTCCCATTTTCAAACGGTTCTCCGGTCTGCTCAATGCGCCGCTCAAATTTTTCGGCATGTTAGATAAACCCACCGAACGCGGCGCGCTGATCATCAAGATCGGTTTGATGTTCTACGACGCGTTCACCGGCAAACAGCGCGTCGTCCCGCGCCACAAATTTTTTTCACGCGCAAAATCGCTTGCTAAATGGAAACTTCTCAACCCGCAGATCGTCAATACGGCGGTGTATTACGACGGCGCGATCTTAAACCCGGAGCGTCTCGGAATTGAATTGATCCTCGACGCGGAATCTGAAAACCCGAACGCGCGCGCGCTCAATTACGTCAGCATGGTGGGCGGCAGTGAAGATACGATCATCCTGCGCGACGAACTCACCGACGAAGCGTACGATGTGCATCCGAAACTCGTCATCAATGCGGCGGGTCCGTGGATCGATTCAACGAACAAGAAACTCGGCTTGTCGTCGCATTTCATCGGCGGTACGAAAGGTTCGCACATCGTGGTGGATCATCCCGAACTCCGCGCGGCGATCGGCGACTGCGAGTTTTTCTTCGAGAACCAAGATGGACGCATCGTGTTGATCTTTCCGCTCTTCGACCGCGTCCTCATCGGCGCTTCGGATATTCCAGTGGATCACGCGGACGACGCGCATTGCACGGATGAAGAAGTGGATTATTTTCTCGCGCTGACGCGCCGCATCTTCCCGGACATTCAGTTGACTCGCGAGCGCATCGTTTTTCGCTTCTCCGGCGTGCGCCCGCTCCCGCGCTCCACAGCGAAGACCGTCAGCCAGATCTCACGCGATCACAGCATCGAAGTCCTCGGCGGCGATTGGACCAACCTCACCTTCCCGGTCTACTCCCTCGTCGGCGGCAAGTGGACATCGTTCCGCGCTTTTTCCGAACAGGTCGCCGACAAAGCGCTTGCTTATCTTGGCATAGCGCGCAAAAAAGACACGCGTTCGCTATCCATCGGCGGCGGGCGCGGCTATGTGCGCGATATGGAAGAACCGAATCGCCAACTTGGAAGTCTCTTTGCATGGACAGGCGTTTCGCAAGAGCGGCTGAAACTTTTATTCGAGCGATATGGCACGCGCGCCGAAGCCGTTGCTACTTACATTAACGGCGGCGCGGATTTTACGCTCAAATCCCTGCCCGATTATTCGTATCGCGAAATTACCTTCATTGCCCAGCACGAAAAGGTCAAACGCCTCGATGATTTTCTCCTGCGGCGATCTATGCTTGCCATGCTGGGACGCGTTACACGCGAGTCGGTGAACGAACTCGCGGATGTGTTGGGCGACGTCCTCGGTTGGGACGCGGAACAGAAAAAAGCCGAAGCGGCGCGTACGCTGTCCATTTTGGCAGACAGACATGGGGTCCTCCTGAGCGGGGCCGAAGGATCATGA
- a CDS encoding glycosyltransferase family 2 protein, with the protein MNISVIVPVYRGATLIESLVERLAKSLPKFSKKYEVLLVNDGSPDDSWAVIQNLARKYKWVRGIRLMRNYGQHNATLCGVRAAQYEVTVTMDQDLQHPPEEIPILLAELEKGFDVVYGAPKKLPQGFWRNVLTANIKRILARVMGIPSVKNISAFRAFRTELRNAFTNFQSPTLIIDVLLSWGTSKFTSVEVEIEKPEERSNYKFPALVKAALLILTGYSTTPLRLASVIGFVMTLFGLGIFLYVSYIYFALGSLPGFPFLASIIALFSGAQLFALGIFGEYLARMFDRSMDRPAYIIHETAGK; encoded by the coding sequence ATGAATATTTCAGTAATTGTCCCGGTCTATCGCGGCGCGACGTTGATCGAGTCGCTCGTCGAACGGCTTGCAAAATCACTGCCTAAATTTTCAAAAAAGTATGAAGTCTTGCTCGTTAATGACGGCAGTCCCGATGATAGTTGGGCTGTGATCCAGAATTTGGCGCGCAAATATAAATGGGTGAGGGGCATCCGTCTGATGCGGAATTACGGTCAGCATAACGCGACCCTTTGCGGTGTGCGCGCTGCGCAATATGAAGTGACTGTCACGATGGATCAGGACCTGCAACATCCGCCTGAGGAAATTCCGATTCTGTTGGCTGAATTGGAAAAGGGTTTTGATGTGGTCTATGGCGCGCCAAAAAAATTACCGCAGGGATTTTGGCGCAACGTATTGACGGCAAATATCAAGCGCATTCTTGCGCGTGTGATGGGGATCCCCTCGGTGAAGAACATTTCGGCGTTTCGGGCGTTTCGCACCGAATTGCGGAATGCGTTTACAAATTTCCAAAGTCCCACGCTGATCATTGACGTACTGCTTTCGTGGGGTACCTCGAAGTTCACATCAGTGGAAGTGGAAATCGAAAAACCAGAAGAACGCTCGAATTACAAATTTCCCGCGTTGGTCAAAGCCGCCTTGTTGATCCTGACTGGGTACAGCACGACTCCGTTACGACTGGCAAGCGTGATCGGTTTTGTGATGACGCTCTTCGGACTGGGCATCTTTCTCTATGTTTCCTATATTTATTTTGCGTTGGGCAGTTTGCCAGGTTTCCCATTCCTTGCCTCCATCATCGCGTTGTTTAGCGGCGCACAGTTGTTTGCGTTGGGCATCTTTGGGGAATATTTGGCGCGGATGTTCGACCGCAGTATGGATCGTCCCGCGTATATCATTCATGAAACGGCGGGAAAATGA
- a CDS encoding WbqC family protein produces MKVGIIQSNFLPWRGYFDFIREVDLFILEDDVQYTKGDWRNRNRIKTPRGAEWITVPVRYKQTSQLIQDTPIDYSTSWAKKTLNRIRESYRMAPHFEPYFSELDELLTQPAASIADLNLSLIRWVCRHLEIDTPLGFSRDYRPSGTKTERVVSILKQVGATAYLSGPTGANYLVPHLFDEAGICLEYKKYDFPEYEQIYPPFDPGVSVVDLLFMKGAEAKFFLDRTKEQQA; encoded by the coding sequence ATGAAGGTCGGTATCATTCAATCCAATTTTCTGCCGTGGCGCGGTTACTTCGATTTCATCCGTGAAGTGGATTTGTTCATCCTCGAAGATGATGTGCAATACACTAAAGGCGATTGGCGTAACCGCAACCGTATCAAAACGCCGCGTGGCGCCGAGTGGATCACTGTGCCGGTCAGATATAAACAGACTTCGCAGTTGATTCAAGACACGCCGATTGATTATTCCACATCATGGGCAAAGAAAACGCTCAATCGCATCCGCGAATCGTATCGGATGGCGCCGCATTTTGAGCCGTACTTTTCAGAACTGGACGAACTGTTGACTCAACCTGCCGCTTCCATCGCGGATTTGAACCTGTCCCTCATCCGCTGGGTTTGCCGCCACCTTGAGATTGATACGCCTCTCGGTTTCTCGCGCGACTATCGTCCCAGCGGCACAAAAACGGAACGCGTGGTCAGCATCTTGAAACAAGTCGGCGCGACGGCATATCTTTCTGGTCCAACGGGCGCGAACTATCTTGTGCCGCATTTGTTCGACGAGGCGGGGATTTGTCTGGAATATAAGAAATATGATTTTCCCGAATACGAACAAATCTATCCACCGTTCGACCCGGGTGTGAGCGTTGTAGACTTGTTATTTATGAAGGGCGCAGAGGCGAAATTTTTTCTTGACCGGACCAAGGAGCAACAGGCATGA
- a CDS encoding class I SAM-dependent methyltransferase, whose translation MTSTVNEVQAKLGEYFTEKLEQFGATAKGVDYNGEEARLIRFVELVRIIDPAEKFSIIDYGCGTGAMFDFLHARGWNFDYYGVDLIKKMVDVGRETHAEFSNAHFTTDERELPLADYLVAAGIFNIKMDAEYGEWHNFTCETLKRMDSLCLKGFSFNMLTKYSDPDRMAQRPDLFYGDPLFFFDFCKRNFSRNVALLHDYGLYDFTILVRKDR comes from the coding sequence ATGACCAGTACCGTGAACGAAGTGCAGGCAAAACTCGGCGAATACTTTACCGAAAAACTCGAACAGTTCGGCGCGACCGCCAAAGGCGTGGACTACAACGGGGAGGAGGCGCGCCTCATCCGCTTTGTGGAATTGGTCAGAATCATCGATCCTGCCGAAAAATTCTCGATCATTGATTATGGATGCGGGACCGGTGCCATGTTCGACTTCCTGCACGCGCGCGGCTGGAATTTTGATTACTATGGGGTTGACCTGATCAAGAAGATGGTTGATGTGGGGCGCGAAACCCACGCGGAGTTCTCCAACGCGCATTTCACTACCGACGAGAGGGAATTACCGCTTGCAGATTATCTCGTCGCCGCAGGCATCTTCAACATCAAAATGGACGCGGAGTATGGCGAGTGGCATAATTTCACCTGCGAGACTCTCAAACGCATGGACTCACTCTGTTTAAAGGGATTTTCCTTCAACATGCTCACGAAATATTCCGACCCTGACCGCATGGCTCAACGCCCCGATCTGTTCTACGGTGATCCGCTGTTCTTTTTCGATTTCTGCAAGCGGAATTTCTCGCGTAATGTGGCGTTGCTCCACGATTACGGGCTATACGATTTCACGATTCTTGTGAGGAAGGATAGATAG
- a CDS encoding glycosyltransferase family 2 protein — MPSKKRKYKVDLVIPVYNEAGVVEKIHAQIRAAVDNLPHDFRFLYVDDGSDDGTAESLQSVKQADRRVTVLTFSTNFGHQAAISAGIDHSTGDIVISMDGDGQHPPEMIIQMIDLIGQGYDIVQAQRVTEARASFFKKWTSDIFYTFLNTISGTHLVSGAADFRALNRQAVDALKAMPEYHRFLRGMISWMGYRSAILPYHQPARMAGRSKYSLGKMFRLASDAIFSFSLIPLYIGLSSGLVFFALAAAQLSWVLWLSFSGNTQHVIAPGWSSLMAVLLIASGIIMILLGFIGVYVGYIFQQVKQRPVYLLKKGE, encoded by the coding sequence ATGCCCTCCAAAAAACGCAAGTATAAAGTTGACCTGGTGATTCCCGTGTACAACGAAGCGGGGGTGGTTGAGAAAATTCACGCGCAGATTCGCGCGGCGGTTGACAATCTCCCGCACGACTTCCGTTTCCTCTACGTGGACGACGGTTCGGACGACGGGACGGCGGAGTCGCTTCAGTCGGTGAAGCAGGCTGACCGGCGCGTGACCGTCCTCACGTTCAGCACCAATTTTGGGCATCAGGCGGCGATCTCAGCAGGGATAGATCATTCCACAGGCGACATCGTCATTTCGATGGACGGCGATGGTCAGCATCCGCCCGAGATGATCATCCAAATGATTGATCTGATCGGTCAGGGCTACGATATTGTGCAGGCACAGCGCGTGACTGAGGCGCGTGCGTCGTTTTTCAAAAAGTGGACCTCCGATATTTTTTATACATTTCTCAACACGATCAGCGGCACGCATCTCGTTTCGGGCGCGGCGGATTTCCGCGCGCTCAATCGCCAAGCCGTGGACGCGCTCAAAGCCATGCCCGAATATCATCGTTTCCTGCGCGGTATGATCTCGTGGATGGGCTATCGCAGCGCCATCCTGCCGTACCACCAACCGGCGCGCATGGCGGGCAGGTCGAAGTATTCGCTCGGTAAAATGTTCAGGCTCGCCTCCGACGCGATCTTTTCGTTTTCATTGATTCCCTTGTACATTGGGTTGAGTTCGGGACTGGTCTTCTTCGCGCTGGCGGCTGCCCAATTGAGTTGGGTATTATGGCTTTCGTTTTCGGGGAATACGCAGCATGTGATCGCCCCGGGTTGGAGTTCGTTGATGGCGGTCCTGCTCATTGCCAGCGGAATCATTATGATCTTGCTGGGATTCATCGGCGTGTATGTCGGTTATATTTTTCAACAAGTGAAACAACGACCGGTATACCTGCTCAAGAAAGGGGAGTAG